A part of Carassius carassius chromosome 4, fCarCar2.1, whole genome shotgun sequence genomic DNA contains:
- the tcn2 gene encoding transcobalamin-2 has translation MITLVFVSALLALTAGNPCASDHEALLLSLNKQLLRSVDTKDTLPNPSVHIALRLSTNHNLAKESEYLNRLKAEFHDDIEKSLRNNELVVGRLALYILALKSSCHDLESVHVTHNEIKESLLIHLKKEMDEEKQNIAFGHRPKTNYYQYSLGILALCVSSVRVSTHVSQKLIHAVEHRQIKHGESLCVDSHAMAGMALQCLKDEGTAVKNTAELNRALGTIKQRLLDSKRADGHMGNEFSTGLAVQALMAMGSQMEECGSAMEALRADVKEGTYHNPMAVSQVLPALHQRTYLQLKSQECRNENNTLTIDADSASEVLPSHGQVSLQVEVIKSNGASSVFSIHIPTGSSLFEALNLLQDKQTGFTFSTEDSLWGPFLSVVNEEQARQTDRRYWHVSSDGKSLTQGIKDYKIDSTQNITIKNTGY, from the exons ATG ATTACTCTCGTCTTTGTGAGTGCGCTGCTAGCGCTGACTGCTGGAAATCCGTGTG CATCAGATCACGAGGCTCTTCTCCTGTCCCTCAATAAACAGCTGCTGCGCTCCGTGGACACAAAAGATACCCTACCCAATCCCAGTGTGCACATCGCCCTCCGGCTTTCAACAAACCATAATCTAGCTAAAGAGAGTGAATACCTCAACCGACTCAAGGCAGAGTTTCATGATGATATTGAGAA ATCTCTCAGAAATAATGAGTTGGTGGTTGGCCGTCTTGCCCTGTACATCTTGGCTTTGAAGTCTTCCTGTCATGATCTGGAGAGTGTACATGTGACTCATAATGAAATCAAGGAGTCTCTCCTCATTCACCTAAAGAAAGAGATGGacgaagaaaaacaaaacattgcat TCGGTCACCGTCCAAAGACCAACTACTATCAGTACTCTCTGGGCATTCTGGCTCTGTGTGTGAGCAGTGTTAGAGTCAGCACACATGTCAGCCAAAAGCTCATCCATGCTGTGGAACACAGACAGATTAAACACGGAGAGTCATTATGTGTGG ACTCACATGCGATGGCAGGCATGGCACTGCAGTGTCTAAAAGACGAGGGAACTGCTGTTAAAAATACAGCAGAGCTAAACAGAGCACTTGGCACCATTAAGCAGAGGCTTCTTGACTCTAAGAGAGCTGATGGTCACATGGGCAATGAGTTCAGCACGGGACTGGCAGTGCAG GCTTTGATGGCTATGGGCAGTCAGATGGAGGAATGTGGCTCTGCTATGGAGGCTTTAAGGGCAGATGTTAAGGAAGGAACATACCATAACCCTATGGCAGTCTCCCAGGTCCTGCCAGCTCTACACCAACGCACTTATCTTCAATTGAAGAGCCAAGAATGCCGCAATGAGAATA ACACTCTGACTATTGATGCAGATTCCGCTTCTGAAGTCCTCCCAAGTCACGGGCAAGTGTCTCTACAGGTGGAGGTTATTAAATCAAACGGGGCATCATCTGTGTTTTCCATTCATATTCCCACGGGTTCCTCCCTATTTGAAGCCCTCAACCTTCTCCAAGACAAACAAACTGGTTTCAC CTTTAGCACAGAGGACAGCTTGTGGGGGCCCTTCCTCAGTGTGGTCAATGAAGAACAAGCACGTCAGACTGATCGGAGATACTGGCATGTCTCCTCAGATGGCAAATCTCTGACACAGG GTATCAAAGACTATAAGATTGATTCAACTCAAAACATCACCATTAAGAACACTGGGTACTGA